Proteins encoded in a region of the Prunus persica cultivar Lovell chromosome G4, Prunus_persica_NCBIv2, whole genome shotgun sequence genome:
- the LOC109948753 gene encoding uncharacterized protein LOC109948753, translated as MLYVATQSSEDLFRMASVCPLFHTLANSPQVWNTISMAKYPDHPSWYRARPAVQHFLQQCRACDNPESIFREAFEVFFRQGNVEALYGMRIAATVGHMEAAYVVGLLGMSGIGQSKEDALEFLCSLNQRNNIDMKGTRDALTRRLSRPIVARHILDMFDYGKIKFNHCSACNNNEWYFVIQGWPNEEKINPAFWTCCNRCKWHRESIFWFKVMRAYVVRGNPYPFN; from the coding sequence ATGTTATACGTGGCAACCCAATCATCGGAAGATCTCTTCCGTATGGCATCTGTGTGCCCATTGTTCCATACTTTGGCAAACAGTCCACAAGTGTGGAACACCATTTCAATGGCAAAGTACCCAGACCATCCTAGCTGGTACCGTGCCAGACCTGCGGTCCAGCATTTCTTGCAACAATGCAGGGCTTGCGATAACCCTGAGTCGATATTTAGAGAAGCATTCGAAGTTTTTTTCAGGCAGGGTAACGTGGAAGCGTTGTATGGGATGCGCATTGCAGCCACGGTAGGCCATATGGAAGCGGCATATGTAGTTGGACTACTTGGTATGTCCGGAATTGGTCAGTCAAAAGAGGATGCATTAGaattcttgtgttctttgaaTCAACGTAACAACATTGATATGAAAGGAACCAGGGATGCTTTGACACGAAGATTAAGCCGACCAATAGTTGCAAGACATATCCTAGATATGTTTGACTATGGGAAGATTAAGTTCAATCACTGCAGCGCTTGTAACAACAATGAatggtattttgttattcaagGCTGGCCTaatgaagaaaagataaaTCCTGCCTTCTGGACTTGTTGCAATCGATGCAAATGGCACCGTGAGagtattttttggttcaaGGTGATGCGTGCGTATGTTGTGCGAGGGAATCCATACCCTTTTAATTAG